In Campylobacter sp. VBCF_01 NA2, one DNA window encodes the following:
- a CDS encoding VanZ family protein, with product MKKSKACFLFIIYLCTLFKITIFRANFRLDQIWRVGEYNLVPFSDYANTLKFGAIKFIYLFAGNIVWFVPFGLFARYFFPNFSMRKILIFGLLLSLIIEISQFVFKSGIFELDDLILNVFGVFLGVKFGEILKFRQI from the coding sequence ATGAAAAAATCCAAAGCTTGTTTTCTTTTTATAATTTATCTTTGTACGCTCTTTAAAATCACGATTTTTAGGGCAAATTTTAGGCTCGATCAAATTTGGCGTGTCGGCGAATATAATCTCGTGCCATTTAGCGATTACGCAAATACTTTGAAATTTGGCGCGATAAAATTTATCTATCTTTTTGCGGGAAACATAGTCTGGTTTGTGCCGTTTGGGCTCTTTGCGCGATATTTTTTCCCAAATTTTAGCATGCGAAAAATTTTGATTTTTGGCCTTTTGCTCTCGCTAATAATCGAAATTTCACAATTTGTCTTTAAAAGCGGAATTTTCGAGCTTGATGATTTAATTTTAAATGTTTTTGGGGTATTTTTGGGGGTAAAATTTGGCGAAATTTTAAAATTCCGCCAAATTTAG